The Chloroflexota bacterium sequence TCGGCAATAGTTTGAGTGCCCGTCCGAAAGGGAGGGAACTCAAATACGCCTACCGGGCCGTTCCAGACGATGGTCTTGCTCTTGCGTAGCTTGGCGGCAAACTGCTTGATCGTCTTTGGCCCGATGTCCATCACATACCAGCCCTGAGGAACGTCTCTTATAGAAACGGTTCTGAACTTGGCTTCAGCGGCAAACTTGTTGGCCACAACCACATCGGAGGGCAGGATCAGGTGCACGCCCTTCTCTGCGGCTGTGTCTATCAGCTTCTGGGCCAGCCCGATTTTCTCTTCCTCAACCAGGGATTGGCCCACCTCGTATTTCAGGGATTTCAAGAAGGTGGCGCCCATGCCACCAGCAATCAGCAGCGAATCAACCTTATCTAGTATGTTTTCCAGTACCCCTATCTTGTCACTTATCTTCGCGCCACCAATGATAGCAGCAAAGGGACGGTCTGGATTATTCAGCACTTTGTCCATGGTTTCCAGTTCCTCTTCAATAAGGAAACCGGCCACCGACGGCAAGTATTGAGTGACACCTACTGTGGATGCATGGCTTCGGTGAGCAGTGCCGAAGGCATCATTAACGAAGACCTCAGCCAGTCGAGCCAGAGCTTTGGCAAAGGCGGGGTCATTTTTCTCCTCCTCGGGGTGGAAGCGCAGGTTCTCCAGCATCAAGATTTCCCCTCCATTTAGGGCAGAGACCATCTTTTCCACCTCTGGCCCGATGCAGTCAGTTGCCATCTTCACCTCTCGACCTGTAAGCTGGGAGAGGCGTTGGGCAACATGGGCCAAGCTCGCCCCCTGCTCTTTGCCCTTGGGTCGCCCCAAATGGGAACAAAGGATAAGCTTAGCTTTGTTGTCCTGGAGGTACCTGATAGTCGGCAAAGAGGAACGGATACGACTATCATCAGTTATAGCTCCCGTCTCAAGGTCTAGAGGCACATTGAAATCCACCCTGACCAACACCTTCTTCCCTGCAACGTCGATGTCCCTAACCGTTTTTTTCTTCAATATTTCCCCTCCTTAGCGTTTTTTATTGATTGATGCTTCCAGGTTTTCTTCTATCTTCTTCGCCTCCTCTACTGCCTCTGGCGCGAACTCGAAAACGCTGACCCCTAGTCGGTCCGCCTCTGCAATCTTAGGATTGTGATTGATGAAGCCCAAGACCTCAAACCCAGGCAGATGGTCTATGATGAATTGGCGGTCAGCCTCATTGTGCGTCTTGGAGCCAACGACATAGCATTGACCGACACCCAGGTCTTTGGCTAGCCTCTGAACTGCTTCCGCTGTCTGGAAGCTTCTTTTCCCCGGTTCGACCACGACGATGAAAGCGTCTACCCCCTGGGCAGTGCCCCTACCCAAATGCTCCAGGCCGGCATCCATATCCATGATCACTACCTCAGACCTGTCCAGGAGAAGATGCGACAGGAGACCTCTCAGCAGAGCACTTTCAGGGCAGACGCATCCGGTGCCACCGCCTTTGACCGTGCCCATGACCATTAGCCTGATGTTGCCTTTCTTAACCGAGAAACGGTCAGGTATGTCATCAACTTTGGGATTGAGCTTGAAGAAGGGGCTGGCGCTGCCTGGCTTTGCCCCGGTGCGTTCTTCGATCAGGTCCTCCAACTCCACAATCGGGACGATATCGCGTGCCAACTCTGCGGGAATGCCCAATGCTGAAGCCAGGTTAGTATCAGGATTAGCATCGATAGCGATGACTTTCTTGCCCTCCGTCGAATAGACCGTCGCCAGCAGGCTTGCCAGCGTGGTCTTGCCCACCCCTCCTTTTCCCGCTATGGCCAGCTTCATCGCTTTCTCAGAAACCAAGATGATGTTTACGCTTGAACTAATATACAGTATAGTGGTCGGACTACCGGCTGGCAATGTTAGATTGGAGAGCGTCCGGGCCGGGCAATTTCTGCCACCGGAGGCGAGCTAGACGGGTCGTGGGAGATTGACTAAAATGTAGACAACCTGTCAGCCCTTCTGTTTCCCGTTTCTATTCGGAAGGCTAAGTTCCCAGTTTGCGGACAGGGAGCAGGCTTGATGATGGATTTTGCTGCGGCACGTGCTGAGCTGGTGGGCCACTTGTGCCATGAAATAAGAGACGAGAGGGTACTCGGCGCCATGCTGCGTGTGCCCAGAGAACTCTTTGTTTCCTCGGCTTATCGGGAGGCTGCTTATGAAGACAGACCGCTTCCCATCGGCCAGGGTCAGACGATCTCCCAGCCCCTGATTGTGGCCATGATGATCGAGGCT is a genomic window containing:
- a CDS encoding carbon monoxide dehydrogenase; this encodes MKLAIAGKGGVGKTTLASLLATVYSTEGKKVIAIDANPDTNLASALGIPAELARDIVPIVELEDLIEERTGAKPGSASPFFKLNPKVDDIPDRFSVKKGNIRLMVMGTVKGGGTGCVCPESALLRGLLSHLLLDRSEVVIMDMDAGLEHLGRGTAQGVDAFIVVVEPGKRSFQTAEAVQRLAKDLGVGQCYVVGSKTHNEADRQFIIDHLPGFEVLGFINHNPKIAEADRLGVSVFEFAPEAVEEAKKIEENLEASINKKR
- a CDS encoding phosphoglycerate kinase, with product MKKKTVRDIDVAGKKVLVRVDFNVPLDLETGAITDDSRIRSSLPTIRYLQDNKAKLILCSHLGRPKGKEQGASLAHVAQRLSQLTGREVKMATDCIGPEVEKMVSALNGGEILMLENLRFHPEEEKNDPAFAKALARLAEVFVNDAFGTAHRSHASTVGVTQYLPSVAGFLIEEELETMDKVLNNPDRPFAAIIGGAKISDKIGVLENILDKVDSLLIAGGMGATFLKSLKYEVGQSLVEEEKIGLAQKLIDTAAEKGVHLILPSDVVVANKFAAEAKFRTVSIRDVPQGWYVMDIGPKTIKQFAAKLRKSKTIVWNGPVGVFEFPPFRTGTQTIAEVLASVSATTIVGGGSTAEAVQELGLVHKMSHVSTGGGASLKFLEGKPLPGVEALLNKNA